The stretch of DNA TCCTGGTTGTGAGAGAAGAATTCCAATATGGTGTGCACCGTCAACCAGGGTCCCCTGACGAGGGGGCCTTATTTAAACAAACAAAAGCACGTAAGTTATTAAGTAAACATTTCTTTTTTGACTAGGATTTCTTTTTTGACTAGGATTTATTTTAGGACTTTAATTGTTCATAACTGCTATTGTTGAACATAGCTTCATCTTAGTATTTTAAATTTATATAAGCAGCCAGTCACTAAATTCCGCGACTGGCTGCTTATATAAATAGTTACTGCAAATCCTAGCTAACCGTCTTTAACTGCCACCTAATGTAAAGTTCCATTTAATTTGTCCCGTAAAAATATACGGTTCCTGTATAAACCGCATAGTACCAAACAACACCAGTGTTGTCACCCACTTGTTTTTCAACACTCTCTAGTTGTAGAGTACCCCTCCATGATCCATCCGCCGCAGGCTCTTTATAAGATTTTGTAGGCGGAATTTCCTTCCCTGCGACAATTCTATCAACAAACCTTACATACTTTGATTGCGCTGATTCAATAAAAAAACTAGATTCTCCGATTGTCGACGTCGAATTAGTTGAGGCAGAGGCTGAGGCTAAAGCCGATCCAGAAGTCATCCCCACTAAAAGCGATAGTGATAAAACTGACATACCAATAAACTTTTTAATCATCATTCTCTTCAACTCCAATCTTAGATTTTATGTACACTTGTAATATTATTCTATAATTTCAACTTATTGAATAGGTCGACAGTTAGGAATTATTAGTAATTATCTACCATTTTTTTGTTTTTTTGGCACATAATATGAACGTAATAAAGCTAGCTACGATATTTGGATCGCTCCCCGTCAAGTAGACAGTACAAATTTAGTTTTAGCGGCCTTGGTCCTGATTCCATTGTCTAAGGTCATTTAGTCTTGCTTGTAATCGTTCCTAATTGTAAAAGTATATGTAGTCATTAATATCCTTTTTGAGTTTCTCTTTAGGTCATTCATCAATTCAAATTTTTAGGGATGCCCTTCGCAATAGCTTCTCATTAGGACACCATATGACATACTCCCGTAAAATCGACGATGTCACATCTTTGAGCGTCGACTTCTCCAATAGATAAAATACTGCATGTTCTGTTTGTATCCGATAATCGTGCGTTCCTTAAGATTATTTGCTCGCTTAACTTTAATAAAATAATCCTGCGCCTCCTCTAGCGAGTACGACGGTAACGCCGTTACTTCAATCGGTACCCGCTGCCCCACCGTTTTTCTTCCCGTACGCTTATCCATAAACAAAAACCCCCTACGTTTAATTAACGTAAAGGGTTCGGAATCATCAAGGTATTATTGAATCAGTTTCCGTAAGGTCCGCTTCGTTTCCGTAAACATATCGTACTGATAACGTTACAACCATGCGGTTTTTTAAGTGGCGGAAAGAGTGGGATTCGAACCCACGCACGCCTTGCGACGCCTAACTGATTTCGAGTCAGCCCCCTTGGACCTCTTGGGTACCTTTCCGCAGCAATACTTATTTTATCATAACACTGTGCAGATTGCAATATTCCCAAAAAGACTCTACCACACCTTACCCTTCCACTGCTTCGTTGTCAATGGGCTCTACAGCAGAGCGAAGAACCTTCTTCATATTCTTCTCAAATTTAGCCCGGGGAATCAGCACGCTGTGCTTGCAGCCGACACACTTGATCCGTATGTCCATCCCCATTCGAATGATCTCCATCTCATTGCTTCCGCATGGATGGTTCTTCTTCATCTGTACGATATCACCCAATCCAAATACTTTCCGTTCCAATATGGCCCCTCCTTCTTCGCTAACCTTCACTGCCGGACTTCTGCTGCAATTGCCGCTGTTCTTCCTCTTCCAACGCTTGCTTGGCATACGTCTGAATCTCCCGCTCGACCTCTGCCTTCGTTCCTGGCGGACAGTCGGCAGTAATTCGAACAACAAATTCACTGGAGCTCAAAGACTGAATGCCTAGCACATGAGGTACTTCATTAATAGTTCCGCTGCTTTTCTGTAATTGAATCATAGCTTCTCTGAGCAGGTCAATGGCCTCCTCCAGTTTCTTTGCGCTCGCAAAGGGCAGGTCCACCACAGCCAAAGCGTTGTTAAGAGAATAGTTCGTCACCGTGGTAATGGAACCGTTCGGAATGATATGCACCTCTCCAGTCCAGCTTACCAACCTTGTTGACCTCAGCCCGATCATCTGGACCGTTCCCTTGAACGTTCCTGTCTGAATGACATCCCCTACTGCAAACTGATCCTCCAGAATAACGAAGAAGCCTGTAATAACATCTTTGACCAAACTTTGTGCCCCAAAACCAATCGCGAGACCAAGCACACCAGCCCCTGCCAGCAGTGGTCCGAGCTTAACGCCAATTTCCCCGAGAACAAGCATCAGCATAATAAAATTACTCGCAATGGAGACTACGTTTTTAAGCAGCTCTCCTACTGTAACAAATCGCCTTGGATTAACGCTCAGCCTATTGTTTTCCCGGCGTTCTAATGAACGGTCTATAAGTTTAAATATAATTTTAACGAAGAGTCTGGTAAGTAGAAAAATAACGATAATCCGTAATCCTGAGAATAGAATCGTCTCCCACATTCCCGGATCAGTGAGTCTATCCCACATATTCTGACTCCAGGTTTTTGCTGCTTCGACCGTCTCTTTAGCCCCCAGATCCTCTGTCTCCGCAAACATCATCATGCTCATGCCTTACGCCTCCTTCATGCCGATTGGTTCATAGCTGCCTGAATGATTACTATAAATGCCTCGTATTTCTACCTTCTCCTGACGGATGATCTCTATAACCTGATCCAAGCATTCCTTAGGAAATTGAATGGACAAAGCACAACCGGCCGTAATGGCCTTCGGAGTAGGGAACAAGTCATATTCCAGCTCCAGATAATCCATCAGCATTTCGGCCCTGAGCGCCTGCTGGGTCGAATCAAATGCCATAACCAGCCAGTGTTCCACAGCCCTTCCCCTCCTTTAGGGTGACAAGTATAAAATCCACTTAATTTCCATATACTAGATAGCAACTAGAATAAGCTGACCGCATAGAATGGTCCACTGCTGCCATATCTCAAATCCTGACATTAGCTCTTTATTTCCTATGTTCAAGCCTGGCCTTGTTCTTTCATATTGCTTACAGGAGAAAGGAAAGATATCATGTCACAAATTGAGCCAAAGACGCCGCCAGACAGTCAAGAAATTCCTTGTCTAAAAGTATCCCATACAGAGCCTGGCGTTCATACTGCGATTATCCACCGACTTCTTATGCACTTCTCTGACCAGGCTGCACACCGTCCTATTGTCGTCGTATGTATAGGAACTGACCGTTCTACCGGAGATTGCCTTGGCCCACTTGTGGGTACTTCCCTCTCCAAATTTGCCAAACTCCCATTTTATTTATACGGAACTTTGGAAGAACCTGTTCACGCCATGAACCTGCAGGATACCCTTACCCAGATTGAAACCAGATTCAATCACCCTTTTATTATAGGAATCGATGCTTGTCTAGGTCAATCTTCTAGTGTGGGGTGCATTCAAGTCGTAAAGGGGCCTCTAAAGCCTGGCGCGGGGGTAAATAAAGAATTACCGCCGGTCGGCGATATCCATCTTACGGGCATCGTCAACGTCGGCGGCTTTATGGAGTATTTCGTATTGCAAAATACACGGCTAAGTCTGGTCATGCGTCTATCCGAGATCATTGCCAGCAGCCTATATTCTGCGATGAAGGAATGGAATCGGGGCTTTAAGCCTCTTCTATGGCGAGAATGATTGCTTCTTGCTCTTCAGGTGAGAGTGTGTATTCAGAAGCTCCTTTGTTCAAGGGCTTAGCATAAACATAGGAACCATCACGATTGTAAATCCCTGTAACTACAACCCCATCCTTTGCTTCATTTATAATGGCCAAAGAGAAACTAAGATCACTCCCCCGCTCGGCAAAAGCGTTATACCGCTTGATGCCGATTTTGGCCTTTTGTTTTGGAATTGCCTTCTCCAGAAGCTCCAGTTGCCGCTGTTGCTTCCCATGTTCGTCTTCAACCTGATCGAGCTGAACTTTAAGATCAATTAACAGGGTCTCTAAATTCTCTACCCCTGTACCAGCCATCATGACCTCATACTTCTTACGAATTTTTTTTAGCTTGCTTCCTTGTACGATATTCCAAATGAGCAGCCATAAGATCAATACTGCAAAAATACCAACAATCCAAAACAATTGATCCATAATCAGCTCGTTCAAATCCTGCATGCCTATGTTCTTCTCCTTTACAGTTGCCCATCAAAAGCGGCTCTTGGTGTTTCATTTCATTGCACTACGATCTCTGCCTAATCTTTTGCACAGCCTCAACAAATGCAGTCAATTCTCGCTCCGTTGTCTCATAACCCACACTAGCTCTCACCGCTCCAGTAGTCTTTGTACCCGCAGTCTCGTGCCCCAGTGGAGTGCAGTGATATCCTGCCCGGACTGCAATCCTATACTCCCGATCTAATCTGAAGGCTGTCTCTGCTGGATCCTGCCCCTCAATCACGAATGATACAATCCCAGTCCGTTCTCGTCCTAATTCGGGACCGAGCAATCGGATATCAGGCAGCTTCTTAAGCTCGCTCATAATCCACTGAGTAGCTTTCCACTCCTGCTCATAAATATGTTCTATCCCCTGCTGAAGCACCCACTCTACACCTGCACCGAGACCCGCAATCCCAGGCGTGTTGGCTGTACCTGCTTCATAGCGATCTGGTCTCACTTCCGGCTGTTCCGGCTCCTCAGATTGGCTGCCGGTCCCCCCGTGCAGCAGTGGGTTTAGATTCAAGTCAGATCGTACGTATAGGCCACCTGTTCCTTGCGGGCCAAGTAAGCCTTTATGCCCTGGAAATGCCAGCATATCAATACCCATTTCATCCACTCGAATAGGAACAACTCCTGCAGTCTGCGCCGCATCGACTAATATAACTGCCCCATGGCGGTGAGCCAGCTCCGCAATTTCGTGAATAGGCAGAATACATCCAAGCAGGTTTGAGCTGTGAGTACATATAACTAACCTTGTATTTAAACGAAAAGCCGAGGCTAATTGTTTCATATCCAGGTCCCCTGAAGGGTTAGCCTGTACATATTCAACTTCGATCCCCAGGGTTCTTCTTAGATACTCCAAAGGACGCCGTACTGAGTTGTGTTCCAACATGGTAGTAATAACATGATCCCCAGGCTGAAGCCATCCTTTTATAGCCATGTTTAAAGCCATAGTAGCATTCGATGTGAAGACAAAATCATTGGGATTGGACGCTTGAAATAACTTTGCTAACAACAAACGCGTCTTCATTAAAACACGTCCTGCATGCAAAGCCATACTATGCGCCCCTCTTCCAGCATTTCCATTTATACCCACCAATGATTCGGTAACAGCCTTAATCACAGAATCGGGTTTGGGCCATGATGTTGCGGCATGATCCAGGTAAATAACTGAGCGATCTAACAAGCCTCTTCTCTCCTTTGAGCACCTTAGACCAAGAATGACATACCTGTCTTATTCCAAGACAAATATGTCATATCTTTTATTGAAGTAAATCGAGTAAACGCTGAAGATCTTGCTGACTGTAATAATTGATTTCGATTTTACCTTTTTCCTTATTTGATTTGATTTTTACGGTTGTCTTGTAACGTTCTCTAAGTGACTCTTCTACCTCTTCAATATAAGGGTCCCTTTTCTTAGTTTGAACCTTTGACTTATCCTTATTTTTCCTATCTAGCTGCTGTACAGCATCTTCCAGCTCACGTACACTCCACTCACTATCTATGCATTGTTTAGCAAGCTGCTTAAGAACTGCGGCATCCTTGATGCCCACCAAGGCTCTTGCATGTCCCATGGATAGTGTTCCACGTGAAACATATTCCTTCACTTCTTCTGGAAGTGCAAGGAGTCTTAAGAAGTTAGCAATGTGAGAACGGGATTTACCTACCTTTAAAGATAATTCCTCTTGGGTCAAATCGAACTGATCCATCAGGCCTTGGTACGCAACCGCAACCTCCATTGCATTTAGGTTCTCCCGCTGCAGATTTTCTATCAAGGCAATCTCCATCACCTGCTGATCCGTAAAGGATCTAACAACAGCAGGAATGGTGCTATTCCCACAATATTGAGATGCGCGGAATCTTCGCTCTCCGGCGATGATTTCATATCCTTTCAATACACTGCGAACAATGATCGGTTGAATCACACCATGCTGACGAATAGATTCGGCAAGCTCTCGAATGGCTTCTTCATCAAAAGTCTTTCTTGGCTGATAAGGATTTGCGCGAAGTTGACTCAGTGGAATGTCTACGACCTTATCATCCTCACTTACTGAAAGCGACGGAATAAGAGCATCGAGCCCTTTTCCCAAACGCTTACTCATAAGAAATCACTTCCTTTGCCAACTCTAGATATACCTCTGCTCCCTTGGATCGAGGATCATATGTCATAATGGACTGACCATGAGAAGGAGCTTCGCTTAATCGTACGTTGCGTGGTATAACCGTTCGGTATACTTTCGATTGGAAGTATTTCTTCACTTCTTCAATAACTTGAATGCCGAGGTTAGTCCGTGCATCAAACATGGTCAGCAGAACACCTTCAATTTCAAGGGAAGTATTCAAATGCTTTTGCACCAGCCGCACTGTATTTAACAGCTGACTTAATCCCTCAAGTGCATAGTACTCACACTGGATGGGAATCAATACAGAATCAGCAGCTGTAAGTGAGTTCAATGTCAAAATACCAAGAGACGGGGGACAATCGATTAAGATATAGTCGTAATCGTTCTTTACTAACTGAATGGCTTTCTTCAATCTGACTTCACGGGATATGGTGGGCACCAATTCGATTTCTGCACCTGCCAATTGAATTGTAGCTGGAATAACATCCAAGCCCTCAATTTGCGTGGCAACAATCGCTTCTTTAGGATGTACTTCATTAATAATAACATCATAAATGCAATTGGGAACATCCGCTTTGTTAACCCCGATTCCACTAGTTGTATTACCTTGAGGATCAATATCAATTAATAAAACCTTTTTACCTAATGTTGCCAGACCTGCTCCCAAGTTAACGGATGTCGTTGTTTTGCCGACCCCGCCCTTTTGGTTTGCAATGGCTATAGTTTTAGACAACCCTGTTCACCTCAATGTTATAAAGGAATCTTCTTGTAGTCAAAAGATGAGATTGCCTTGGCTGCAGCTACAAAAAGACGAAAAAGCGGCCCTGATTGCCGCCCCCCGTGTGCACACCTTATCCATTATCGCTTAGGAATCTGAATCACGATTTCATAATGATCCTCATGATCTTTTTCCGATGTCTTAATCTGCATCCCGGAACCAGATACCATATCAATGGATTGCCGAATTGTATTCAAGGCAAGACGAACATCTTTCGTAAAAGAGATACGCTTGGATTTTTTGGTTTTGGCTACTTCTTTATAAAAAGCTATTCTTGCTTCAGTTTGTTTTACATTCAGTTCCTTGGAAATAATCTCATTAAGAACCTTCAATTGAAGCTCTTCTGTATCAAGAGATAGCAGCGCTCGCGCATGCCTCTCTGTAACCTTCCGTTCCATCAACGCAGCCTTAACCCCATCTGGAAGCTGAAGAAGCCTGATTTTGTTAGCAATGGTTGATTGGCTCTTCCCCAGCCTCTGCGCGAGGCTCTCTTGCGTTAATTGATGGAGATCAATCAAATTCTGGTAAGCGATTGCTTCTTCTATTGAAGTAAGCCCTTCACGCTGTAAGTTCTCTATCAGTGCAATAGAAGCTGCTTGAGAGTCGTTAAAATCACGAAGAATTGCAGGGATCGTCTCGTAACCAAGCTTCTTAACTGCTCTCCAACGGCGTTCTCCTGCAATAATCTCATACGTGTCATTACGAAATCGAACAACGATCGGTTGAATCACACCATGGGTCTTAATCGTCTGGCAAAGCTCATCAATCTTCTCATCATCAAAAATGGTACGA from Paenibacillus sp. CAA11 encodes:
- a CDS encoding mechanosensitive ion channel family protein, translating into MSMMMFAETEDLGAKETVEAAKTWSQNMWDRLTDPGMWETILFSGLRIIVIFLLTRLFVKIIFKLIDRSLERRENNRLSVNPRRFVTVGELLKNVVSIASNFIMLMLVLGEIGVKLGPLLAGAGVLGLAIGFGAQSLVKDVITGFFVILEDQFAVGDVIQTGTFKGTVQMIGLRSTRLVSWTGEVHIIPNGSITTVTNYSLNNALAVVDLPFASAKKLEEAIDLLREAMIQLQKSSGTINEVPHVLGIQSLSSSEFVVRITADCPPGTKAEVEREIQTYAKQALEEEEQRQLQQKSGSEG
- a CDS encoding ParB/RepB/Spo0J family partition protein; amino-acid sequence: MSKRLGKGLDALIPSLSVSEDDKVVDIPLSQLRANPYQPRKTFDEEAIRELAESIRQHGVIQPIIVRSVLKGYEIIAGERRFRASQYCGNSTIPAVVRSFTDQQVMEIALIENLQRENLNAMEVAVAYQGLMDQFDLTQEELSLKVGKSRSHIANFLRLLALPEEVKEYVSRGTLSMGHARALVGIKDAAVLKQLAKQCIDSEWSVRELEDAVQQLDRKNKDKSKVQTKKRDPYIEEVEESLRERYKTTVKIKSNKEKGKIEINYYSQQDLQRLLDLLQ
- a CDS encoding aminotransferase class V-fold PLP-dependent enzyme → MLDRSVIYLDHAATSWPKPDSVIKAVTESLVGINGNAGRGAHSMALHAGRVLMKTRLLLAKLFQASNPNDFVFTSNATMALNMAIKGWLQPGDHVITTMLEHNSVRRPLEYLRRTLGIEVEYVQANPSGDLDMKQLASAFRLNTRLVICTHSSNLLGCILPIHEIAELAHRHGAVILVDAAQTAGVVPIRVDEMGIDMLAFPGHKGLLGPQGTGGLYVRSDLNLNPLLHGGTGSQSEEPEQPEVRPDRYEAGTANTPGIAGLGAGVEWVLQQGIEHIYEQEWKATQWIMSELKKLPDIRLLGPELGRERTGIVSFVIEGQDPAETAFRLDREYRIAVRAGYHCTPLGHETAGTKTTGAVRASVGYETTERELTAFVEAVQKIRQRS
- a CDS encoding ParA family protein, with the protein product MSKTIAIANQKGGVGKTTTSVNLGAGLATLGKKVLLIDIDPQGNTTSGIGVNKADVPNCIYDVIINEVHPKEAIVATQIEGLDVIPATIQLAGAEIELVPTISREVRLKKAIQLVKNDYDYILIDCPPSLGILTLNSLTAADSVLIPIQCEYYALEGLSQLLNTVRLVQKHLNTSLEIEGVLLTMFDARTNLGIQVIEEVKKYFQSKVYRTVIPRNVRLSEAPSHGQSIMTYDPRSKGAEVYLELAKEVISYE
- a CDS encoding DUF951 domain-containing protein, producing MERKVFGLGDIVQMKKNHPCGSNEMEIIRMGMDIRIKCVGCKHSVLIPRAKFEKNMKKVLRSAVEPIDNEAVEG
- the yyaC gene encoding spore protease YyaC — protein: MSQIEPKTPPDSQEIPCLKVSHTEPGVHTAIIHRLLMHFSDQAAHRPIVVVCIGTDRSTGDCLGPLVGTSLSKFAKLPFYLYGTLEEPVHAMNLQDTLTQIETRFNHPFIIGIDACLGQSSSVGCIQVVKGPLKPGAGVNKELPPVGDIHLTGIVNVGGFMEYFVLQNTRLSLVMRLSEIIASSLYSAMKEWNRGFKPLLWRE
- the noc gene encoding nucleoid occlusion protein; translated protein: MKEQFSKLFGLTERSSGDEVKQIPVDNIVSSPYQPRTIFDDEKIDELCQTIKTHGVIQPIVVRFRNDTYEIIAGERRWRAVKKLGYETIPAILRDFNDSQAASIALIENLQREGLTSIEEAIAYQNLIDLHQLTQESLAQRLGKSQSTIANKIRLLQLPDGVKAALMERKVTERHARALLSLDTEELQLKVLNEIISKELNVKQTEARIAFYKEVAKTKKSKRISFTKDVRLALNTIRQSIDMVSGSGMQIKTSEKDHEDHYEIVIQIPKR
- a CDS encoding DUF3343 domain-containing protein: MAFDSTQQALRAEMLMDYLELEYDLFPTPKAITAGCALSIQFPKECLDQVIEIIRQEKVEIRGIYSNHSGSYEPIGMKEA
- a CDS encoding DUF4446 family protein; the protein is MQDLNELIMDQLFWIVGIFAVLILWLLIWNIVQGSKLKKIRKKYEVMMAGTGVENLETLLIDLKVQLDQVEDEHGKQQRQLELLEKAIPKQKAKIGIKRYNAFAERGSDLSFSLAIINEAKDGVVVTGIYNRDGSYVYAKPLNKGASEYTLSPEEQEAIILAIEEA